A genomic stretch from Arachis stenosperma cultivar V10309 chromosome 3, arast.V10309.gnm1.PFL2, whole genome shotgun sequence includes:
- the LOC130967641 gene encoding isoflavone 2'-hydroxylase-like — protein sequence MEIIAMLGYSVLSVAIFFIFNLLIQSRSFKNLPPGPPSLPIIGNLHHLKKPLHRHFQGLSEKYGDVFSLWFGSRLVVVVSSPTVVQECFTKNDVVLANRPRFLSGKYIFYNYTTVGSSEYGEHWRNLRRITSLDVLSNHRLNSFSPIRRDETTRLIRKLSEDSTENFAKVELSSKFYDMTFNNIMRMISGKRYYGEDCDMADVEEAKQFRQMISEVLQLSGANNKTDFIPLLGMLDVDNLKKRLVTISGRTDKFLNGLLQEHRTKNQHQNTMIDHLLSLQDSQPDYYTDQIIKGLGLAMLLAGTDSSAVTLEWSMCNLLNHPEALNRVREELDTHVGQDRIVDESDIPKFTYLRNVINETLRLYTPAPLLLPHSSAEKCTIGGYNIPKDTIVLINGWAIHRDPKNWDEATSFKPERFERKGELEKLIAFGLGRRACPGEGLALRAISLTIALLVQCFDWKCVGDEKIDMTETDGFTLTKKVPLVALCKTRPVINQLIKP from the exons ATGGAGATTATTGCCATGCTTGGTTACTCAGTTCTGTCCGTAGCCATATTCTTCATATTCAACCTTCTCATTCAATCTAGAAGCTTCAAGAACCTCCCACCGGGTCCACCCTCTCTTCCCATAATAGGAAACCTCCACCACCTCAAGAAACCCCTCCACCGCCACTTCCAAGGCCTCTCTGAGAAATACGGTGACGTCTTCTCCCTCTGGTTTGGATCCCGTCTCGTTGTCGTCGTTTCCTCCCCAACCGTCGTCCAAGAGTGCTTCACcaaaaacgacgtcgttttagCAAACCGCCCTCGCTTCCTCTCCGGAAAATACATCTTCTACAATTACACCACCGTTGGATCCAGCGAATACGGAGAGCACTGGCGCAACCTCCGCCGCATCACCTCCCTCGACGTCCTCTCCAACCACCGCCTCAACTCGTTCTCCCCGATCCGAAGGGACGAAACCACCAGACTCATCCGGAAACTCTCTGAGGACTCTACCGAGAACTTCGCCAAAGTGGAACTGTCGTCCAAGTTCTACGACATGACGTTTAACAACATCATGAGGATGATCTCTGGGAAGAGGTACTACGGCGAGGACTGTGATATGGCGGACGTGGAGGAGGCGAAGCAGTTCAGGCAGATGATTTCGGAGGTTCTGCAACTGTCCGGGGCTAACAACAAAACCGATTTCATTCCGTTGCTTGGGATGCTTGACGTTGACAACTTGAAGAAGAGGCTGGTGACCATTAGTGGTAGGACTGATAAGTTCTTGAACGGTCTTCTTCAGGAGCATCGCACCAAGAATCAGCACCAAAACACCATGATTGACCATCTTCTTAGCCTCCAAGACTCCCAGCCTGACTACTATACCGATCAAATCATCAAGGGACTTGGCTTG GCCATGCTTCTGGCTGGAACGGACTCCTCTGCTGTGACTCTGGAATGGAGTATGTGCAACTTGTTAAACCATCCGGAGGCGTTGAACAGAGTAAGAGAAGAACTGGACACTCACGTTGGTCAAGATCGCATAGTAGACGAATCCGACATTCCAAAATTCACTTACCTTAGAAATGTTATCAATGAGACGCTTCGTTTATACACACCAGCACCCTTGCTGCTACCCCACTCCTCTGCCGAAAAGTGTACTATAGGAGGCTACAACATCCCAAAAGACACCATAGTCCTTATCAACGGTTGGGCCATTCACCGGGACCCCAAGAACTGGGATGAAGCAACGAGCTTCAAGCCGGAAAGGTTCGAAAGAAAAGGGGAGTTGGAAAAGTTGATTGCGTTTGGGTTGGGGAGAAGGGCGTGCCCTGGTGAAGGGTTGGCTCTTAGGGCAATAAGCTTGACCATTGCTCTTTTGGTTCAGTGTTTTGATTGGAAGTGCGTTGGTGATGAAAAAATTGATATGACTGAGACCGATGGCTTCACTTTAACTAAGAAGGTTCCATTGGTGGCTTTGTGTAAAACACGACCAGTTATCAACCAGCTTATTAAGCCCTAA
- the LOC130969044 gene encoding uncharacterized protein LOC130969044: MAKSLRSKREKRLRAIRREIVEPLYEKKEAAKQAALEAALAAPKLEVRQPSNSAMDASTASATITNMDVEMADGAQRTASLKPVGGVGKKFKKKLKIAKSKRRGKGKKKRHI; this comes from the exons ATGGCGAAGTCGTTGAGGTCAAAGAGGGAAAAGAGGCTTAGGGCTATTCGGAGGGAGATTGTTGAGCCTCTCTACGAAAAGAAAGAAGCTGCTAAGCAAGCAGCCCTAGAAGCTGCCCTTGCCGCTCCGAAGCTTGAGGTTCGCCAACCCTCGAACTCCGCCATGGATGCCTCCACCGCCTCAGCTACCATCACCAATATGG ATGTGGAAATGGCTGACGGCGCTCAAAGAACAGCTTCCTTAAAGCCTGTTGGTGGAGTAGGTAAAAAATTCAAGAAGAAATTGAAGATTGCCAAGAGCAAGCGCCGTGgcaagggaaagaaaaagcgtCACATATAA
- the LOC130969043 gene encoding peptidyl-prolyl cis-trans isomerase FKBP13, chloroplastic isoform X3, whose protein sequence is MSCSVAAAYSSVGTCTWMRLYPQKRTPTTLALSSTHHKCSHKQQQLELVLTPPPLKRRDAIGLGLGLLHSFLQPQSSSAAESAPCELTVAPSGLAFCDKLVGTGPQAVKGQLIKAHYVGRLENGKVFDSSYNRGKPLTFRVGVGEVIKGWDEGILGGDGIPPMLQGGKRTLKLPPELGYGSRGAGCRGVNICSSHLSY, encoded by the exons ATGAGTTGTTCAGTAGCAGCAGCATACTCATCAGTTGGAACATGTACATGGATGCGGCTTTACCCCCAAAAGAGAACCCCAACCACTCTTGCACTCTCCTCCACTCATCACAAATGTTCACACAAGCAACAACAACTAGAACTAGTACTCACTCCTCCCCCCTTGAAGAGAAGAGATGCAATAGGCCTTGGGCTTGGGCTTCTCCATTCCTTCTTGCAGCCACAGTCCTCATCAGCAGCTGAATCAGCACCATGTGAATTAACAGTAGCTCCTTCTGGCCTTGCCTTCTGTGACAAACTTGTTGGAACTGGCCCTCAGGCCGTTAAAGGCCAGCTTATTAAG GCACACTATGTTGGGAGATTGGAGAATGGCAAAGTTTTCGACAGCAGCTATAATCGCGGCAAGCCACTTACATTCCGCGTCGGCGTTGGAGAG GTCATCAAAGGATGGGATGAAGGCATTTTAGGAGGTGATGGAATTCCTCCAATGCTTCAAG GAGGGAAACGTACGTTGAAGCTTCCACCAGAACTCGGATATGGTTCAAGAGGAGCGGGTTGTAGAGGAG TCAACATTTGCTCCTCCCACCTCTCATATTAA
- the LOC130969043 gene encoding peptidyl-prolyl cis-trans isomerase FKBP13, chloroplastic isoform X1: MSCSVAAAYSSVGTCTWMRLYPQKRTPTTLALSSTHHKCSHKQQQLELVLTPPPLKRRDAIGLGLGLLHSFLQPQSSSAAESAPCELTVAPSGLAFCDKLVGTGPQAVKGQLIKAHYVGRLENGKVFDSSYNRGKPLTFRVGVGEVIKGWDEGILGGDGIPPMLQGGKRTLKLPPELGYGSRGAGCRGGKCSFFLFQHLLLPPLILKHSIFVDTLPTWLLASS, from the exons ATGAGTTGTTCAGTAGCAGCAGCATACTCATCAGTTGGAACATGTACATGGATGCGGCTTTACCCCCAAAAGAGAACCCCAACCACTCTTGCACTCTCCTCCACTCATCACAAATGTTCACACAAGCAACAACAACTAGAACTAGTACTCACTCCTCCCCCCTTGAAGAGAAGAGATGCAATAGGCCTTGGGCTTGGGCTTCTCCATTCCTTCTTGCAGCCACAGTCCTCATCAGCAGCTGAATCAGCACCATGTGAATTAACAGTAGCTCCTTCTGGCCTTGCCTTCTGTGACAAACTTGTTGGAACTGGCCCTCAGGCCGTTAAAGGCCAGCTTATTAAG GCACACTATGTTGGGAGATTGGAGAATGGCAAAGTTTTCGACAGCAGCTATAATCGCGGCAAGCCACTTACATTCCGCGTCGGCGTTGGAGAG GTCATCAAAGGATGGGATGAAGGCATTTTAGGAGGTGATGGAATTCCTCCAATGCTTCAAG GAGGGAAACGTACGTTGAAGCTTCCACCAGAACTCGGATATGGTTCAAGAGGAGCGGGTTGTAGAGGAGGCAAGTGCTCCTTCTTTCTCTT TCAACATTTGCTCCTCCCACCTCTCATATTAAAACACTCCATTTTCGTTGATACACTCCCCACATGGCTGCTAGCTAGTTCTTAA
- the LOC130969043 gene encoding peptidyl-prolyl cis-trans isomerase FKBP13, chloroplastic isoform X2, with translation MSCSVAAAYSSVGTCTWMRLYPQKRTPTTLALSSTHHKCSHKQQQLELVLTPPPLKRRDAIGLGLGLLHSFLQPQSSSAAESAPCELTVAPSGLAFCDKLVGTGPQAVKGQLIKAHYVGRLENGKVFDSSYNRGKPLTFRVGVGEVIKGWDEGILGGDGIPPMLQGGKRTLKLPPELGYGSRGAGCRGGSCVIPPDSILFFDVEFVSKA, from the exons ATGAGTTGTTCAGTAGCAGCAGCATACTCATCAGTTGGAACATGTACATGGATGCGGCTTTACCCCCAAAAGAGAACCCCAACCACTCTTGCACTCTCCTCCACTCATCACAAATGTTCACACAAGCAACAACAACTAGAACTAGTACTCACTCCTCCCCCCTTGAAGAGAAGAGATGCAATAGGCCTTGGGCTTGGGCTTCTCCATTCCTTCTTGCAGCCACAGTCCTCATCAGCAGCTGAATCAGCACCATGTGAATTAACAGTAGCTCCTTCTGGCCTTGCCTTCTGTGACAAACTTGTTGGAACTGGCCCTCAGGCCGTTAAAGGCCAGCTTATTAAG GCACACTATGTTGGGAGATTGGAGAATGGCAAAGTTTTCGACAGCAGCTATAATCGCGGCAAGCCACTTACATTCCGCGTCGGCGTTGGAGAG GTCATCAAAGGATGGGATGAAGGCATTTTAGGAGGTGATGGAATTCCTCCAATGCTTCAAG GAGGGAAACGTACGTTGAAGCTTCCACCAGAACTCGGATATGGTTCAAGAGGAGCGGGTTGTAGAGGAG GTTCATGTGTCATTCCACCTGATTCAATACTCTTTTTTGATGTGGAATTTGTTAGCAAAGCATGA
- the LOC130969669 gene encoding LRR receptor-like serine/threonine-protein kinase GSO1 — MRRVSSAVMILLWLFSSTMIIGNSSSLDSETTLRVLLEVKKSFEQDPENVLSDWSEENKDYCSWRGVTCGSPINSNSELQVLSLNLSDSSLTGSISHSLALLQNLHHLDLSSNNLNGPIPPNLSNLTSLESLLLFSNQLTGHVPTELGLLTNLRVMRLGDNELTGIIPASLGNLVNLVILGLATCRLTGSIPPQLGQLSNMENLILKDNELMGPIPAELGNCTSLTVFTAANNKLNGSIPSELSQLKTLQILNLANNTLSGEIPSQLGEMSELVYLNFLGNQLEGAIPPSLSQLGNLQTLDLSMNKLSGGIPEDLGNMRELSFLVLSGNNNLSGVIPTNICSNATKLEHMFLSDIGIHGEIPSSLGQCQSLKQLDLSNNSLNGSIPIEIYGLLWLTDLLLHNNTLVGSVSPSIGNLSSLQMLALYHNNLQGPLPEEIGMLRELEILYLYDNQLSGDIPMEIGNCSSLQMIDLFGNNFSGEIPKSIGRLKELNFLHLRQNGLVGEIPATLGNCHKLNILDLADNQLSGGIPATLGYLKSLEQLMLYNNSLEGNLPHQLTNVANLTRVNLSKNRLNGSMTALCSSRSFLSFDVTNNAFDGEIPPQLGNSPSLERLALGNNRFSGEVPRTLGKIHELTLLDLSGNALSGPIPDELSLCNRLSHIHLHNNSMSGQIPTWVGSLPQLGELTLSFNNFSGPIPLGLFRCSELLVLDLNDNSLNASLPAEVGDLASLNVLRLGRNKLSGLIPAAIGKLSKLYELQLSNNSFNGEIPTEIGKLQNLQTSLDLSYNNLSGEIPASLGNLLKLEALDLSHNQLTGEVPPQVGDMSSLGVLDLSYNNLQGKLDRKFSHWPDEAFEGNQQLCGTPLDHCNSDVASSRDQSGLTAPSVVVISAISTLAAVALFILAFRAFFRNKPEHFKRDSEANYVYSSSSSQAQRRPLFQLNPAGNRDFRWEDIMDATNNLSDEFKIGSGGSGTIYKAELANGDTVAVKKISAKDDFLLNKSFIREVKTLGRTRHRHLVKLIGYCGNNANKGAAWNLLIYEYMENGSVWDWLHGKPAMASKVKRSLDWETRFRIAVGLAQGVEYLHHDCVPKIIHRDIKSSNILLDSKMEAHLGDFGLAKAIFENYDSRTESNSLFAGSYGYMAPEYAYSLRATEKSDVYSMGIVLMELVSGKTPTDETFGAEMDMVRWVEMHMDMHGAAREEVIDPELKPLLPAEEFAAFQLLEVALQCTKTIPQERPSSRKVCDLLLHVFNNRMAQFDKMNLDQYKFK; from the exons ATGAGGAGGGTTTCAAGTGCTGTGATGATCCTCTTGTGGTTGTTTTCTTCCACCATGATCATAGGAAACTCATCATCATTGGACAGTGAAACCACTCTCAGAGTGCTTTTGGAAGTGAAGAAATCTTTCGAGCAAGACCCAGAAAACGTTCTGAGTGATTGGTCAGAGGAAAACAAAGATTATTGCAGTTGGAGAGGAGTAACGTGCGGATCACCCATTAACTCTAACTCGGAATTGCAAGTGCTGAGTCTCAACCTTTCTGACTCGTCGCTCACCGGGTCAATATCACACTCACTCGCTCTCTTACAAAACCTGCACCACCTTGATCTCTCTTCCAACAACCTCAACGGTCCCATTCCACCTAATCTCTCTAACCTCACTTCATTGGAATCTTTGCTTCTCTTCTCTAACCAACTCACAGGTCATGTCCCCACTGAGTTGGGCTTGCTCACCAATCTCCGAGTCATGCGACTCGGTGACAACGAACTAACGGGCATCATTCCCGCCTCTCTTGGAAACCTCGTCAACTTGGTCATCCTTGGTTTGGCCACCTGCAGACTCACCGGGTCGATTCCACCGCAACTCGGCCAACTCAGCAATATGGAGAATCTGATACTTAAGGACAACGAGTTAATGGGACCGATTCCGGCCGAGTTGGGAAACTGCACGAGCCTCACTGTCTTCACCGCAGCTAACAACAAGCTCAACGGGTCAATCCCGAGTGAACTGAGTCAACTCAAGACCCTTCAGATTCTCAACCTCGCCAACAACACCTTGTCAGGGGAGATACCGAGTCAACTCGGTGAGATGAGTGAACTCGTTTACCTCAATTTCTTGGGGAACCAACTCGAGGGTGCTATTCCACCATCGTTATCTCAACTGGGGAACCTTCAAACTCTCGACTTGTCAATGAACAAGCTCAGTGGCGGAATCCCAGAAGATTTGGGGAACATGCGTGAGCTATCTTTTTTGGTTCTTTCTGGCAACAACAATCTTAGTGGTGTCATTCCAACAAACATATGTTCCAACGCAACAAAGTTGGAGCATATGTTTCTGTCAGATATTGGAATTCATGGTGAGATTCCATCTTCATTGGGCCAATGCCAGTCACTGAAACAACTTGATTTGTCCAACAACTCACTCAATGGGTCCATTCCCATTGAAATTTATGGATTGCTGTGGTTAACTGATCTCTTGCTCCACAACAACACATTGGTTGGTTCAGTTTCTCCCTCAATTGGAAACCTCAGTAGCTTGCAGATGCTTGCATTGTACCACAACAATTTGCAGGGTCCTCTGCCTGAAGAGATTGGGATGCTTCGGGAGTTGGAAATCTTGTATCTTTATGATAATCAATTGTCAGGGGATATACCCATGGAGATTGGGAACTGTTCCAGCTTGCAAATGATTGATCTCTTTGGGAATAATTTCAGTGGTGAAATTCCAAAATCCATTGGAAGGCTGAAAGAATTGAATTTCCTTCACCTAAGGCAGAATGGACTTGTTGGTGAAATTCCTGCCACACTTGGTAACTGTCATAAGCTGAATATTCTGGATTTAGCAGATAATCAACTCTCAGGTGGAATCCCTGCAACACTTGGATACCTCAAGTCATTGGAACAGTTGATGCTCTACAACAATTCTCTTGAAGGTAACCTCCCTCACCAACTCACAAATGTAGCAAACTTGACCAGAGTGAATCTTTCTAAGAACAGACTGAATGGTAGTATGACTGCATTGTGTAGCTCTAGATCGTTTCTTTCCTTTGATGTCACGAACAATGCCTTTGATGGTGAAATTCCTCCCCAATTAGGAAATTCACCCTCACTTGAGAGGCTAGCATTAGGTAACAATAGATTTTCTGGTGAAGTTCCAAGGACACTGGGAAAGATCCATGAGTTGACACTGTTAGACCTCTCAGGGAATGCACTCAGTGGACCAATACCAGATGAGCTCTCTTTATGCAACAGACTGTCTCACATTCATTTACACAATAATTCTATGTCTGGCCAAATACCAACTTGGGTTGGAAGTTTGCCTCAGCTTGGGGAGCTTACCCTTTCCTTCAATAATTTTTCTGGACCAATTCCATTAGGCTTATTCAGATGTTCCGAATTGCTGGTTCTTGACCTGAATGACAATTCTCTCAATGCTAGTCTCCCAGCTGAAGTTGGTGATCTTGCATCCCTTAACGTTCTCAGACTTGGCCGTAATAAGTTATCTGGACTGATCCCTGCAGCAATAGGCAAGTTGAGCAAGCTTTATGAGCTGCAGCTATCTAATAATAGCTTCAATGGTGAGATTCCAACAGAAATTGGAAAACTCCAAAATCTCCAGACCAGTTTAGACCTCAGTTACAACAATCTCTCAGGTGAAATCCCAGCTTCTCTTGGGAATCTGTTGAAATTGGAAGCACTTGATCTTTCCCACAATCAACTCACTGGAGAAGTCCCTCCACAAGTTGGTGACATGAGCAGTTTGGGAGTGCTTGATCTCTCCTACAACAACCTTCAGGGAAAATTGGACAGGAAATTCTCTCATTGGCCGGACGAGGCATTTGAAGGGAACCAACAGCTTTGTGGAACCCCTCTTGATCACTGCAACAGTGATGTTGCTTCCAGCAGAGATCAATCAGGCCTAACTGCACCATCAGTAGTGGTAATATCTGCCATTTCAACTCTAGCCGCAGTTGCGCTATTTATACTTGCATTCAGAGCCTTCTTCAGAAACAAACCAGAACATTTTAAGAGAGACAGTGAAGCGAATTATGTGTACTCCTCCTCTTCATCACAAGCACAGCGAAGGCCGCTGTTCCAACTCAACCCTGCTGGAAATCGAGATTTCAGGTGGGAAGATATCATGGATGCAACAAACAATCTAAGCGATGAATTCAAGATTGGTTCAGGGGGGTCAGGGACAATCTACAAAGCTGAATTGGCCAATGGAGATACAGTGGCTGTCAAGAAGATTTCAGCGAAAGATGATTTTCTGCTGAACAAAAgcttcataagagaagttaagACACTTGGGAGGACAAGGCACAGGCATCTTGTGAAGCTTATAGGTTACTGTGGCAATAATGCAAACAAAGGAGCAGCTTGGAATCTGTTGATATATGAGTATATGGAGAATGGGAGTGTATGGGATTGGCTTCATGGGAAACCAGCTATGGCCAGCAAAGTGAAGAGGAGCCTTGATTGGGAGACAAGGTTCAGAATTGCAGTGGGACTAGCTCAAGGAGTGGAGTACCTCCACCATGATTGTGTGCCAAAGATCATTCACAGGGATATCAAATCCAGCAACATATTGCTAGATTCCAAAATGGAAGCACACTTGGGAGATTTTGGACTTGCAAAAGCAATCTTTGAGAATTATGACTCCAGAACCGAGTCTAATTCTCTGTTTGCAGGATCTTACGGCTACATGGCTCCAG AGTACGCATACTCCCTACGTGCAACAGAAAAGAGTGATGTTTACAGCATGGGAATTGTGCTTATGGAGCTTGTTAGTGGTAAAACGCCAACAGATGAAACTTTTGGAGCAGAGATGGATATGGTGAGATGGGTGGAGATGCACATGGATATGCATGGCGCTGCACGCGAGGAGGTGATAGATCCTGAGCTGAAACCTCTGTTGCCTGCTGAAGAGTTTGCGGCATTCCAACTGCTTGAGGTAGCATTGCAGTGCACCAAAACTATACCACAGGAGAGGCCATCCTCCCGGAAAGTATGTGATCTTCTCCTCCATGTATTCAACAACAGAATGGCCCAGTTTGATAAGATGAATTTGGATCAGTACAAATTCAAGTGA
- the LOC130969667 gene encoding uncharacterized protein LOC130969667, which produces MPLSSTAIGALLGLGTQMYSNALRKLPYMRHPWEHVLGMGLGVLFVDQLFKWEAKVEQDLDKMLEKAKAANERRYIDADDD; this is translated from the exons atgcCGCTAAGCTCGACGGCGATCGGAGCCCTATTGGGTTTGGGCACTCAGATGTACTCCAATGCCCTCCGCAAACTCCCTTACATGCGCC aTCCATGGGAGCACGTGTTGGGAATGGGGCTGGGCGTTTTGTTTGTAGACCAGCTCTTCAAGTGGGAGGCCAAGGTCGAACAAGACCTCGATAAGATGCTCGAGAAGGCCAAGGCCGCTAACGAAAGACGTTATATTG ATGCAGATGATGATTAG
- the LOC130967287 gene encoding uncharacterized protein LOC130967287, whose product MASSQVQFAAPFQFGCVSPGAACHEHIKNFEQDNLDDSWVSRVSRNNLGTLGFLKKNHVSVNEKEDSSLSALMSPRHSATVKDHHHNNHHHDNHKENPLRCSSFVLRSSKSCAPADDSSSVADISHLAASSLVRIWEKRLHHYNNEAQAQVQVQAQAQAQAPVSPVPGSPRIRGRRAFSDLLLQFENDRYRELKDLALRAPVSKFTQRGRIQSVLKLRLLQRGVAEAFDQSAISKMNKNNQPQGYGIKEIRERFGTGIKHKSPAPTIVSDPGMTERNVSNNMTEPKQNAIMQTSSNNKELDHSSSYLTFQGQCFDSQNDDHEVTKEITITPSPMVDSNANKSDHNVETSEQKYSTTANTTEACHNHTSENENGIKQQQCTENCYDEIEEEEEEIDDQTYDEDSSYDWISPISRPRSYWEERRQEWYREMLGYGSDNDEIRNLLQRKTVSTFLSTAEFREKIDRLMMSRTGSISRTLQGDDGDDDDYEERRHRRLMEFFKQRLNSSGSPQESGRDEEARVTLRQRFIHLPL is encoded by the exons ATGGCATCATCGCAAGTTCAATTTGCTGCTCCTTTTCAATTTGGTTGTGTTTCTCCTGGTGCTGCATGCCATGAGCACATCAAGAACTTTGAACAGGACAATCTTGATGATTCTTGGGTCTCAAGAGTTTCTAGGAACAACCTTGGAACTCTTGGTTTCTTAAAAAAGAATCATGTTTCAGTCAATGAAAAAGAAGACTCTTCGCTGTCTGCGCTGATGAGCCCAAGGCACTCAGCAACAGTTAAGGACCATCATcataataatcatcatcatgATAATCATAAGGAGAATCCTCTAAGGTGTTCAAGTTTTGTTTTGAGGTCCTCCAAATCTTGTGCTCCTGCTGATGACTCTTCATCTGTAGCTGATATCTCGCACCTCGCGGCTTCTTCTCTTGTTCGGATATGGGAGAAAAGGCTCCACCATTACAACAATGAGGCTCAGGCACAGGTTCAGGTTCAGGCTCAGGCTCAGGCTCAGGCTCCAGTATCTCCGGTCCCAGGTAGCCCGCGCATTAGGGGACGCCGCGCATTCAGTGATTTGTTGTTGCAGTTTGAGAATGATCGCTATAGAGAGCTTAAGGACCTTGCATTGAGGGCTCCAGTTTCCAAGTTCACACAAAGAGGTCGCATTCAG TCAGTGCTGAAACTAAGATTGTTACAACGCGGAGTAGCAGAAGCTTTTGATCAATCAGCAATATCTAAGATGAACAAGAACAACCAACCACAAGGATATGGAATTAAGGAGATAAG GGAAAGATTTGGCACAGGAATTAAGCATAAATCTCCAGCCCCAACAATAGTTTCAGATCCAGGAATGACTGAGAGAAATGTATCAAATAACATGACAGAACCTAAACAGAACGCAATCATGCAGACTAGTTCCAATAACAAGGAATTAGATCATTCAAGTTCATATCTCACATTCCAAGGACAATGCTTTGATTCTCAAAATGATGATCATGAAGTTACAAAAGAAATCACTATCACACCTTCACCAATGGTTGATTCAAATGCAAATAAATCTGATCATAACGTAGAGACAAGTGAACAGAAATATTCCACTACTGCTAATACTACTGAAGCTTGTCACAATCATACATCAGAAAATGAGAATGGAATTAAACAGCAGCAGTGTACCGAAAACTGTTACGATGAAAtcgaagaggaagaggaagagatCGATGACCAAACCTATGATGAAGATAGTAGTTATGATTGGATCAGTCCTATTTCTCGACCTAGAAGCTACTGGGAAGAACGTCGTCAGGAATGGTATAGGGAGATGCTTGGCTATGGTTCGGACAATGACGAAATCCGCAATCTCCTTCAAAG AAAAACAGTTTCCACATTCCTTTCAACCGCCGAGTTCCGCGAGAAGATAGATAGATTAATGATGTCTCGAACTGGATCGATATCACGAACACTTCAGGGTGACGACGGTGACGACGATGACTATGAAGAGAGAAGGCACCGTCGATTAATGGAGTTTTTCAAACAGCGCCTGAATTCGAGTGGCAGTCCTCAAGAAAGTGGCAGAGACGAGGAAGCGAGAG TAACTCTTCGCCAACGCTTCATACACCTTCCCCTGTGA